The following proteins come from a genomic window of Solwaraspora sp. WMMA2065:
- a CDS encoding pilin — protein MSRNPHHIPRARLFRRRALRVAVPLAAVGLALAVPAAAHADAGGAVLLAANSLPVVIANLRNWIMGILAAVATLFLVLAGVYWATAGGDPSQVERAKFAFRNALLGYGLAVLAPVLLQVVRGVVGG, from the coding sequence ATGTCCCGCAACCCACATCACATTCCACGAGCCCGACTGTTCCGCCGCCGCGCGCTGCGCGTGGCCGTGCCGCTGGCCGCTGTCGGTCTCGCTCTCGCCGTTCCCGCCGCCGCCCACGCCGACGCGGGCGGCGCCGTCCTGCTGGCGGCGAACTCGCTGCCGGTGGTGATCGCCAACCTGAGGAACTGGATCATGGGGATCCTCGCCGCGGTCGCCACCCTGTTCCTGGTCCTGGCCGGCGTGTACTGGGCCACCGCGGGCGGTGACCCGTCGCAGGTCGAGCGGGCCAAGTTCGCCTTCCGCAACGCGTTGCTCGGTTACGGCCTGGCGGTGCTCGCCCCGGTCCTGCTGCAGGTCGTCCGAGGCGTCGTCGGGGGCTGA
- a CDS encoding PrgI family protein, whose translation MPADVDAPDKVAYGLTFHQLAIVAAAALIFYCLWQALHDTVAAPVLVAAGVLIGGLAAGVALGRRDGLPLDVWLAHAVRHTRAPRSLSTASTGDGAVPDWVDVPRSRRLPLPAPLRLPADAIDDDGQISLGGARATIVGTATVNLALRTPGEQAALIDGWGRWLNSLSAPVQIVVSAQPVDLASHSRALAAAAHTQPHPRLTAACADHAAFLADLAVRRDPLRRQILVVNRTAGAEAGPHAARRRADDTVRALSGLGVTPRVLDGAAVTAALTAAADPYRPPRPGGLAAPDTVITTAPTPASRNPRTS comes from the coding sequence ATGCCCGCCGACGTCGACGCCCCCGACAAGGTCGCCTACGGGCTGACGTTCCACCAACTGGCGATCGTCGCCGCCGCCGCGTTGATCTTCTACTGCCTGTGGCAGGCGCTGCACGACACCGTCGCGGCCCCCGTCCTCGTCGCCGCCGGGGTGCTGATCGGCGGGCTCGCCGCCGGGGTGGCGCTCGGCCGCCGCGACGGCCTGCCGCTGGACGTGTGGCTGGCGCACGCGGTCCGCCACACCCGCGCCCCCCGGTCGCTGTCCACCGCATCCACCGGCGACGGCGCCGTCCCGGACTGGGTCGACGTCCCCCGGTCCCGGCGGCTGCCGCTACCGGCGCCGCTGCGGCTGCCCGCCGACGCCATCGACGACGACGGGCAGATCAGCCTCGGCGGCGCCCGGGCGACGATCGTCGGCACCGCCACCGTCAATCTGGCGCTGCGCACCCCCGGCGAGCAGGCGGCGTTGATCGACGGCTGGGGGCGGTGGCTCAACAGCCTCTCCGCCCCCGTCCAGATCGTCGTGTCCGCCCAGCCGGTCGACCTCGCCTCCCACAGCCGGGCCCTCGCCGCCGCCGCGCACACCCAGCCACACCCGCGGCTGACGGCGGCGTGCGCCGACCACGCCGCGTTCCTCGCCGACCTCGCCGTCCGCCGCGACCCGCTGCGCCGTCAGATCCTGGTCGTCAACCGCACCGCCGGCGCGGAAGCCGGCCCCCACGCCGCGCGGCGCCGCGCCGACGACACCGTCCGCGCGTTGTCCGGCCTCGGGGTGACCCCCCGCGTCCTGGACGGCGCGGCCGTCACCGCCGCCCTCACCGCCGCCGCGGACCCCTACCGGCCGCCCCGGCCCGGCGGGCTGGCCGCGCCCGACACCGTGATCACCACCGCCCCCACACCCGCCAGCCGCAACCCGAGGACATCATGA
- a CDS encoding DUF87 domain-containing protein, which produces MTIIRNRRRTDGGPTGAAAVASTVAPAAVEVTPRWLRVGDGYTATLAVTGYPAEVGPAWLEPLLSWPGRLDLALHIEPLPAPVAAARLRTQQARFESSRRVDADRGKLADPYTDAAAAAAADLADRLARGAAKLFRVGLYLTVHARSETELATACAQVRAAAASTLIDVQPATWRHLAGWTTTLPLAYDGLRMPRTMDTAALAAAFPLSSPDLPAPLPGAPATTGGVLYGVNPASAGIVWWDRWTQENHNSIILARSGAGKSYFVKLEILRSLYQGVQVAVVDPEDEYPRLADAVGGSTVRLGRPGVKINPLDLPAGDHRPDTLTRRGLFLHTLISVLVGHQPPPAERAALDRAIIAVYRQAGITADPATHHRPAPLLRDLTQTLHADADPAATNLAARLAPWVHGSFADLFDGPTTHTPDGHLVVWSLRHLPDELRTVGTLLALDSIWRAVDTPKHPARRLVVVDEAWLLMRDGEGARFLFRMSKAARKRHAGLTVITQDAADLLGTDLGQAVVANAATQVLLRQAPQAIDAVGDAFGLTAGERRLLLSAHRGHGLLISGTNRTAFDAVSSDTEHALATTDPTELADPDEEDTL; this is translated from the coding sequence ATGACGATCATCCGCAACCGCCGCCGCACGGACGGCGGCCCCACCGGCGCGGCCGCGGTGGCGTCGACGGTCGCCCCCGCCGCCGTCGAGGTCACACCCCGCTGGCTGCGCGTCGGCGACGGCTACACCGCCACCCTGGCGGTGACCGGCTACCCGGCCGAGGTCGGCCCCGCCTGGCTGGAACCGCTGCTGTCCTGGCCCGGCCGGCTCGACCTCGCCCTGCACATCGAACCGCTGCCCGCGCCGGTCGCCGCCGCCCGGCTGCGCACCCAGCAGGCCCGTTTCGAATCGTCCCGACGGGTCGACGCCGACCGCGGCAAACTCGCCGACCCCTACACCGACGCCGCCGCGGCAGCCGCCGCCGACCTCGCCGACCGGCTCGCCCGCGGCGCCGCGAAACTGTTCCGCGTCGGCCTGTACCTCACCGTCCACGCCCGTAGCGAAACCGAACTCGCCACCGCCTGCGCCCAGGTCCGCGCGGCCGCCGCGTCCACCCTCATCGACGTACAACCCGCGACCTGGCGGCATCTCGCCGGCTGGACCACCACCCTGCCCCTGGCCTACGACGGGCTGCGGATGCCACGCACCATGGACACCGCCGCGCTGGCCGCCGCGTTCCCCCTGTCCAGCCCCGACCTTCCCGCCCCGCTGCCCGGCGCACCGGCCACCACCGGCGGTGTCCTCTACGGCGTCAACCCCGCCAGCGCCGGCATCGTCTGGTGGGACCGGTGGACCCAGGAGAACCACAACTCGATCATCCTGGCCCGCTCCGGCGCCGGGAAGTCGTACTTCGTCAAACTGGAAATCCTGCGCAGCCTCTACCAGGGCGTCCAGGTCGCCGTCGTCGACCCCGAGGACGAGTACCCGCGCCTCGCCGACGCCGTCGGCGGCAGCACCGTCCGGCTCGGCCGGCCCGGCGTCAAGATCAACCCCCTGGACCTGCCCGCCGGTGACCACCGCCCCGACACCCTGACCCGCCGGGGACTGTTCCTCCACACTCTCATCTCGGTCCTCGTCGGCCACCAGCCGCCACCCGCCGAACGGGCCGCCCTCGACCGGGCCATCATCGCCGTCTACCGACAGGCCGGCATCACCGCCGACCCGGCCACCCACCACCGGCCCGCGCCGCTGCTACGCGACCTCACACAGACACTCCACGCCGACGCCGACCCCGCCGCCACCAACCTGGCCGCCCGACTCGCCCCCTGGGTACACGGCAGCTTCGCCGACCTGTTCGACGGACCCACCACCCACACCCCGGACGGGCACCTCGTCGTCTGGTCACTGCGGCACCTGCCCGACGAACTACGCACCGTCGGCACCCTGCTCGCCCTCGACTCGATCTGGCGCGCCGTCGACACCCCGAAACACCCGGCACGGCGGCTCGTGGTGGTCGACGAGGCATGGCTGCTGATGCGCGACGGCGAAGGCGCCCGGTTCCTGTTCCGCATGTCGAAAGCAGCCCGCAAACGCCACGCCGGGCTGACCGTCATCACCCAGGACGCCGCCGACCTCCTCGGCACCGACCTCGGCCAAGCCGTCGTCGCCAACGCCGCCACCCAGGTACTGCTCCGCCAGGCCCCACAGGCCATCGACGCCGTCGGCGACGCGTTCGGCCTCACCGCGGGCGAACGACGGCTGCTGCTGTCCGCCCACCGCGGCCACGGCCTGCTCATCAGCGGCACCAACCGGACCGCGTTCGACGCCGTCTCCAGCGACACCGAACACGCCCTCGCGACCACCGACCCGACCGAACTGGCCGACCCCGACGAGGAGGACACCCTGTGA
- a CDS encoding DUF87 domain-containing protein → MAPPTGPTTALVDAAGWAAQRPWLAGVAAALLAIWAAGRNLTEVWRHRHHADGARLITIAPPPEVDPHHAAALWANMAGVLTPSRRRRLLHGTPHVVWQYTWSGRQLLISIWVPGTVPPGAVEAAVRAAWPNSATTTDDDPPPPIPLDARPATGGHLLPVHAEWLPLATDHDTDPLRPLMSAGAQLKPGEYACVQILARPATPQRAARARRAAGRLRAGKTAVPALNPAAPLLWLLDTFLPGGGGSGRTAVPTARRDPTIDRDVRAILDKTAHPLWQTAIRYAVATTSRRPAANPLGRLRGIADTLASAYAVHTGRNRLTHRTRMPTPVVVLAARRLGPGFLTSTPELAALAALPRDLAVPGLDRARAAAVPAPVAVPGGGRGVKILGDAEIGGHRVGLSVPDARYHTHVIGSTGSGKTTLLVNMALDDIKAGRGTIVIDPHGDLVLDILDRIPATVADRVVLFDPDQPNPPTLNPLEGDDPDLVVDNLVSIFGNIFAKAWGPRMDDVMRVACLTLLRHNNVTLQHIPPLLNSPQFRSAMTVDLDDPAGLSGFWQWYDSLNDSLRSQVIGPVLARLRAFLLRDFVKRTMRYPKSSFDIGTVLDGGVLLVRIPKGTLGEDTSRLLGSLVLAQVWQAATARAAIEPDRRRDATLIIDEAQNFLTLANSLDTMLAEARKYRLSLTLAHQDLAQFPRDLLAAASANARNKIYFTVAPEDAKILSRHTMPELGEHDLAHLDAYTAAARLVVNGRHTPAFTMRTRPPRPPVGEATAIRQAAATRVPAQDTSAIDDLVERLSRKPADRRTRPKSDHA, encoded by the coding sequence ATCGCGCCGCCCACCGGACCCACCACGGCCCTGGTCGACGCCGCCGGCTGGGCCGCACAGCGGCCGTGGCTCGCCGGCGTCGCCGCCGCGCTGCTGGCCATCTGGGCCGCCGGCCGCAACCTGACGGAGGTTTGGCGGCACCGCCACCACGCCGACGGCGCGCGGCTGATCACGATCGCGCCGCCACCCGAGGTCGACCCGCACCACGCAGCCGCGTTGTGGGCGAACATGGCCGGCGTGCTGACCCCGTCACGGCGACGCCGCCTGCTCCACGGCACCCCGCACGTCGTGTGGCAGTACACCTGGTCCGGCCGGCAACTGCTCATCTCCATCTGGGTACCCGGCACCGTCCCGCCCGGCGCGGTCGAAGCGGCAGTACGAGCCGCATGGCCCAACTCGGCCACCACCACCGACGACGATCCGCCACCACCGATCCCCCTCGACGCGCGACCCGCCACCGGGGGACACCTGCTGCCGGTGCACGCGGAATGGCTACCACTGGCCACCGACCACGACACCGACCCACTGCGCCCACTGATGTCCGCCGGCGCCCAGCTCAAACCCGGCGAGTACGCCTGCGTGCAGATCCTCGCCCGCCCCGCCACACCCCAGCGGGCGGCACGGGCCCGCCGCGCCGCCGGACGGCTACGCGCCGGAAAAACCGCCGTACCCGCGCTCAACCCCGCCGCCCCGCTGCTGTGGCTACTCGACACGTTCCTCCCCGGCGGCGGTGGCAGTGGCCGCACCGCGGTGCCGACCGCCCGACGGGACCCCACCATCGACCGCGACGTCCGGGCGATCCTCGACAAAACCGCACACCCGCTGTGGCAGACCGCAATCCGGTACGCCGTCGCCACCACCAGCCGCCGCCCCGCCGCCAACCCACTTGGCCGGCTACGCGGCATCGCCGACACCCTCGCCTCCGCGTACGCCGTCCACACCGGCCGCAACCGGCTCACCCACCGGACCCGGATGCCCACGCCGGTGGTCGTCCTCGCCGCCCGCCGCCTCGGCCCCGGGTTCCTCACCTCCACCCCGGAACTCGCCGCCCTCGCCGCCCTACCCCGGGACCTGGCCGTACCCGGCCTGGACCGGGCCCGGGCCGCAGCCGTCCCGGCACCGGTCGCCGTCCCCGGCGGCGGACGGGGGGTGAAGATCCTCGGCGACGCCGAGATCGGCGGCCACCGCGTCGGCCTGTCGGTCCCCGACGCGAGATACCACACCCACGTCATCGGCTCCACCGGCTCCGGCAAGACCACCCTGCTGGTCAACATGGCCCTCGACGACATCAAAGCCGGCCGGGGCACCATCGTCATCGACCCGCACGGCGACCTCGTCCTCGACATCCTCGACCGCATCCCCGCCACCGTCGCCGACCGCGTCGTCCTGTTCGACCCCGACCAGCCCAACCCTCCGACGCTGAACCCCCTCGAAGGAGACGACCCCGACCTCGTCGTCGACAACCTGGTATCGATCTTCGGGAACATCTTCGCCAAGGCGTGGGGCCCGAGGATGGACGACGTCATGCGGGTCGCCTGTCTCACCCTGCTGCGGCACAACAACGTCACCCTGCAGCACATCCCACCACTGCTCAACAGCCCCCAGTTCCGGTCCGCGATGACCGTCGACCTCGACGACCCGGCCGGGCTGAGCGGCTTCTGGCAGTGGTACGACAGCCTCAACGACAGCCTCCGCTCACAGGTCATCGGACCGGTCCTCGCCCGCCTCCGCGCCTTCCTGCTCCGCGACTTCGTCAAACGCACCATGCGATACCCGAAGTCGAGCTTCGACATCGGCACGGTCCTCGACGGCGGGGTTCTGCTGGTCCGAATTCCCAAGGGCACGCTCGGCGAGGACACCAGCCGGCTGCTCGGCTCCCTCGTTCTCGCGCAGGTGTGGCAGGCCGCCACCGCCCGCGCCGCGATCGAACCGGACCGGCGCCGCGACGCCACCCTGATCATCGACGAAGCGCAGAACTTCCTGACCTTGGCGAACTCGTTGGACACGATGCTCGCCGAAGCACGCAAATACCGTCTCTCGTTGACTCTGGCCCACCAGGACCTCGCCCAGTTCCCCCGCGACCTGCTCGCCGCCGCCTCCGCCAACGCCCGCAACAAGATCTACTTCACCGTCGCCCCCGAGGACGCGAAGATCCTGTCCCGGCACACCATGCCCGAACTGGGCGAACACGACCTCGCCCACCTCGACGCCTACACCGCCGCCGCCCGACTCGTCGTCAACGGCCGCCACACCCCCGCGTTCACCATGCGCACCCGCCCACCACGACCGCCGGTCGGCGAAGCCACCGCCATCCGACAGGCAGCCGCCACCCGGGTACCCGCCCAGGACACCAGCGCCATCGACGACCTCGTCGAACGACTCAGCCGCAAACCCGCCGACCGGCGAACCCGCCCGAAAAGCGACCACGCCTGA
- a CDS encoding replication-relaxation family protein, whose translation MYSRVPSASSKPDPLAVYGRIVPRDHALLALLAEHYLLSTDQITTAFFHSRRTAQRRLTILHRLDVLHRFGRSHHTGRYGSLLYTLGPVGLQLHPTTYHDPTDTNRKPPRSSLERAKRIAASGQLNHLLGVNQFFTDLIATARRDTHTHLARWWSEQHATTVYAQAGIRPDGHGIWTTADTSTGFWLEHDNDTENLARVVAKLRGYERLTTFGPRYPVLFWVPSRRRETSLLNVLTGLHTATPIATAVHSPDPAGRIWTLTSDPDHRRHLHQLPSDHGPDTVTNPQRFDAR comes from the coding sequence GTGTACTCCCGTGTTCCCTCCGCCTCCAGCAAACCCGATCCGCTCGCCGTCTACGGCCGTATCGTCCCCCGCGACCACGCCCTACTCGCCCTGCTCGCCGAGCACTACCTGCTGTCCACCGACCAGATCACCACCGCGTTCTTCCACAGCCGCCGCACCGCCCAACGCCGGCTCACCATCCTGCACCGCCTCGACGTACTCCACCGCTTCGGCCGCAGCCACCACACCGGCCGGTACGGATCCCTGCTCTACACCCTCGGCCCCGTCGGCCTGCAACTACACCCCACCACCTACCACGACCCGACAGACACCAACCGCAAACCACCCCGCAGCTCCCTCGAACGCGCCAAACGGATCGCCGCAAGCGGCCAACTCAACCACCTACTCGGCGTCAACCAGTTCTTCACCGACCTGATCGCCACCGCCCGCCGCGACACCCACACCCACCTCGCGCGCTGGTGGTCCGAACAACACGCCACCACCGTCTACGCCCAGGCCGGCATCCGCCCCGACGGACACGGCATCTGGACAACCGCAGACACCTCCACCGGCTTCTGGCTCGAGCACGACAACGACACCGAGAACCTGGCCCGCGTCGTGGCCAAACTCCGCGGCTACGAACGCCTCACCACCTTCGGACCCCGCTACCCCGTCCTGTTCTGGGTACCCAGCCGACGCCGCGAAACCAGCCTCCTCAACGTCCTCACCGGACTACACACCGCCACCCCGATCGCCACCGCCGTCCACAGCCCCGACCCCGCCGGCCGGATCTGGACACTCACCTCCGACCCCGACCACCGCCGCCACCTACACCAACTCCCCAGCGACCACGGCCCCGACACCGTCACCAACCCGCAACGCTTCGACGCCAGGTAG
- a CDS encoding DUF4240 domain-containing protein, with protein sequence MERAVFWHIVEGARAEAGSDTERVAQALLRRLHTLTPNEIEQFEARWFQAQDELYQWPIRDAATLLLGTFDDDDFLAVQDWIMSHGRRTMQRVQDDPDSLVELAPDRRNARIDWFCGLPLEAHIAATGAPFGIDGPSGPDELVGTPAELTDETSTRRRFPRLTTYLDKNPWIDRPWERATS encoded by the coding sequence GTGGAGCGGGCGGTCTTCTGGCACATCGTCGAAGGTGCCCGCGCTGAGGCAGGCAGTGACACCGAACGTGTCGCCCAGGCGCTCCTCCGTCGCCTTCACACGTTGACTCCGAACGAGATTGAACAGTTTGAGGCACGCTGGTTCCAGGCACAGGACGAGCTCTACCAGTGGCCGATCCGGGACGCCGCGACGCTGCTGCTAGGTACCTTCGACGATGACGACTTCCTCGCCGTGCAGGACTGGATCATGTCGCACGGGCGGCGAACCATGCAGCGCGTCCAGGACGACCCTGACAGCCTTGTCGAGTTGGCTCCCGACCGGCGCAACGCCCGGATCGACTGGTTCTGCGGCCTCCCACTCGAGGCACACATCGCGGCGACCGGGGCTCCCTTCGGTATCGATGGGCCTTCCGGACCCGACGAACTCGTCGGAACTCCGGCCGAGCTGACCGACGAGACCAGTACCCGGCGGCGGTTTCCCAGGCTCACGACCTACCTCGACAAGAACCCGTGGATCGACCGTCCGTGGGAACGCGCCACCAGCTGA
- a CDS encoding IS5 family transposase (programmed frameshift), whose translation MGDVEKYCPDSLWHLAQPLLPEHPKRHQGGGRRRIDDRTALAAILYVLDSGCAWDELPESFPISSKTAHRRFTEWVAQGVMAAFHQATLDVLGAAGRVDWSRASIDAMHVRAGKRGDLTGPSPVDRGKPGSKIHAVSDRNGIPLHADISAANVNDQQFLEEMVDAITPVRQPVGRPRRRPVKPHADKGYDYRHCRDTLARRGIRARIARKGIESSRRLGRHRYVVERCLEWITRFRRLARRYERKASHFLGFVQLACAVICYRRAARLNLLTSDNPK comes from the exons ATGGGTGATGTGGAGAAGTACTGCCCGGACTCGTTGTGGCACCTCGCGCAGCCGTTGCTGCCCGAGCATCCGAAACGCCATCAGGGCGGCGGCCGGCGACGCATCGACGACCGGACCGCGCTGGCGGCGATCCTGTACGTCCTGGACTCCGGCTGCGCCTGGGACGAACTACCGGAGTCGTTCCCGATCTCGTCGAAGACCGCGCACCGCCGGTTCACCGAGTGGGTCGCTCAGGGAGTCATGGCCGCGTTCCACCAGGCGACCCTCGACGTACTCGGCGCCGCCGGCCGCGTGGACTGGTCACGGGCCAGCATCGACGCCATGCACGTACGGGCGG GTAAAAGGGGGGACCTGACCGGACCCAGCCCAGTGGACCGAGGCAAGCCAGGCTCCAAGATCCACGCGGTCAGCGACCGCAACGGTATCCCGCTGCACGCCGACATCTCCGCCGCGAACGTCAACGACCAACAGTTCCTCGAGGAGATGGTCGACGCCATCACACCGGTGCGTCAGCCGGTCGGCCGGCCTCGCCGACGGCCCGTGAAGCCGCACGCGGACAAGGGCTACGACTACCGCCACTGCCGGGACACCCTCGCCCGACGGGGCATCAGGGCACGCATCGCCCGCAAGGGCATCGAGTCCTCGAGACGGCTCGGCCGCCACCGCTACGTTGTCGAACGCTGTCTGGAGTGGATCACCCGGTTCCGGCGCCTCGCCCGCCGCTACGAACGCAAGGCTTCCCACTTCCTCGGATTCGTACAGCTCGCCTGCGCTGTCATCTGCTACCGCCGAGCAGCCCGTCTCAACCTGTTGACCAGCGACAACCCCAAATGA
- a CDS encoding GGDEF domain-containing protein: protein MSYLHSYLTAVGGLLAGLAAAAPLIVWQRRILLYQRRALADRARDRDRWYRLATRNETTDLPNRRALLTHLDATLSLGEPLGLVLVDLDRFKHVNDVHGHEHGNDLLTEVGRRLSAIGPPVVLAVHLSGDEFALAVHGDTADTAAAAHTAHRRISHRPYDIAGQQISLTASVGYAVAAPHMLSRDLLHAADQAMYLAKRASTGLHAHDPARDTPGPAARYRDLP from the coding sequence GTGTCTTATCTGCACTCCTACCTGACAGCGGTCGGCGGACTCCTCGCCGGCCTCGCCGCCGCCGCGCCCCTGATCGTCTGGCAGCGGCGGATCCTGCTGTACCAGCGGCGGGCCCTCGCCGACCGGGCACGGGACCGGGACCGCTGGTACCGGCTGGCCACCCGCAACGAGACCACCGACTTGCCGAACCGACGCGCCCTGCTGACCCACCTCGACGCCACCCTCTCGCTGGGGGAACCCCTCGGGCTCGTCCTGGTCGACCTCGACCGGTTCAAACACGTCAACGACGTCCACGGCCACGAACACGGCAACGACCTGCTGACCGAGGTCGGCCGCCGGCTGTCCGCCATCGGGCCCCCGGTCGTGTTGGCGGTCCACCTGTCCGGCGACGAGTTCGCCCTCGCCGTCCACGGCGACACGGCCGACACCGCAGCCGCCGCCCACACCGCCCACCGACGCATCTCGCACCGCCCCTACGACATCGCCGGCCAGCAGATCAGCCTCACCGCCAGCGTCGGCTACGCCGTCGCCGCACCACACATGCTGTCCCGCGATCTTCTACACGCCGCCGACCAGGCCATGTACCTGGCCAAACGCGCATCCACCGGCCTCCACGCCCACGACCCGGCCCGCGACACCCCTGGCCCGGCCGCCCGCTACCGCGACCTGCCCTGA
- a CDS encoding DUF4262 domain-containing protein — protein MPHLDNVLHTQQRQIDRFGWAVTAVLPDNDGDDEHGPFAYTVGLTRHGYPELVIAGLDPCIAHAILNTAAGRVYDRAERFTHGQHVNGLIAGYDTVIVDGHATDTLHPGTAFALYGRHRVRLQQIVWPNRHGRFPWDDGYEYPTWVQPLIAHPGQP, from the coding sequence ATGCCGCACCTCGACAACGTCCTCCACACCCAGCAGCGGCAGATCGACAGGTTCGGCTGGGCCGTGACCGCCGTCCTCCCCGACAACGACGGCGACGACGAGCACGGCCCGTTCGCCTACACCGTCGGCCTCACCCGCCACGGCTACCCGGAGCTGGTCATCGCCGGCCTCGACCCCTGCATCGCCCACGCGATCCTCAACACCGCCGCCGGACGGGTCTACGACCGCGCCGAACGGTTCACCCACGGCCAGCACGTCAACGGCCTGATCGCCGGCTACGACACGGTCATCGTCGACGGCCACGCCACCGACACACTGCACCCCGGCACCGCGTTCGCCCTCTACGGCCGCCACCGCGTCCGCCTGCAGCAGATCGTCTGGCCCAACCGGCATGGCCGCTTCCCCTGGGACGACGGCTACGAATACCCCACCTGGGTCCAACCCCTCATCGCCCACCCCGGCCAGCCGTGA
- a CDS encoding M23 family metallopeptidase — protein sequence MTIRSLLSLAVALIAVFILCAGGLGGTLAGGTAAAGCVRVPVATSPGSPGPSAPGTAAPTGPTRWPAVGGWDSGQVGNAAAITTTGARLGVPARGWVIAVATAMQESSLRNLAGGDRDSVGLFQQRPSQGWGTPTQLRDPVHASEKFFDRLVTIDGWQTMPLAGAAQAVQISAYPDAYAKWERPAAELVTAIAATVGLPADGLAGCGAVGPWTQPVLAPVGSAFRSPSRPGHDGVDLAAPRGTIIRAASAGTVRTVRCNAVHASTGAEWGCHRDGDPTVTRGCGWYVDIDHPGGLLTRYCHMDKAPMVTVGQQVAVGQPIGLVGSTGHSSGPHLHYEVHTGGDASPGGATDPVPFMAARNVPLGAPPP from the coding sequence ATGACGATCCGATCCCTGCTGTCACTCGCCGTGGCGCTCATCGCCGTGTTCATCCTCTGCGCCGGCGGCCTCGGCGGAACCCTCGCCGGCGGAACCGCCGCCGCCGGCTGTGTCCGTGTCCCCGTGGCCACCTCACCCGGCTCACCCGGCCCCTCGGCGCCCGGCACGGCGGCGCCGACCGGGCCGACCCGGTGGCCGGCCGTCGGCGGCTGGGATAGCGGCCAGGTCGGCAACGCCGCCGCGATCACCACCACCGGCGCCCGTCTAGGGGTACCCGCACGAGGGTGGGTGATCGCGGTCGCCACCGCCATGCAGGAAAGCAGCCTGCGGAACCTGGCCGGCGGCGACCGGGACTCCGTCGGCCTGTTCCAGCAACGCCCCAGCCAAGGCTGGGGCACCCCCACCCAGCTCCGCGACCCCGTCCACGCGTCGGAGAAGTTCTTCGACAGGCTGGTCACGATCGACGGCTGGCAGACGATGCCGCTGGCCGGGGCGGCGCAGGCCGTGCAGATCTCCGCCTACCCCGACGCGTACGCCAAGTGGGAGAGGCCAGCCGCCGAGCTGGTCACCGCGATCGCTGCCACCGTCGGCCTCCCCGCCGACGGGTTGGCCGGCTGCGGAGCCGTCGGCCCGTGGACCCAGCCGGTGCTCGCCCCCGTCGGATCCGCCTTCCGCAGCCCGTCTCGGCCGGGCCACGACGGGGTCGACCTCGCCGCCCCCCGCGGCACGATCATCCGCGCCGCGTCGGCCGGCACCGTCCGCACTGTGCGCTGCAACGCCGTCCACGCCAGCACGGGCGCGGAGTGGGGCTGTCACCGCGACGGCGACCCCACGGTGACCCGCGGCTGCGGCTGGTACGTCGACATCGACCATCCCGGCGGCCTGCTCACCCGCTACTGCCACATGGACAAGGCCCCGATGGTGACGGTCGGGCAGCAGGTCGCGGTCGGTCAACCCATCGGCCTGGTCGGCTCTACCGGCCACAGCTCCGGCCCGCACCTGCACTACGAGGTCCACACCGGCGGTGACGCCAGCCCGGGCGGGGCCACCGACCCGGTGCCGTTCATGGCCGCCCGGAACGTACCCCTCGGAGCGCCGCCACCCTGA
- a CDS encoding ADP-ribosylation/crystallin J1 has protein sequence MTDEPEAVTLWRPTGPDELALVAASGWRAWPPRLPDQPIFYPVLNEEYATMIARDWNVPASGAGYVTRFRVRRHFLDRYDVHQVGGRTILEYWIPAEDLPALNANIIGVIEVVAEFR, from the coding sequence GTGACCGACGAACCGGAAGCTGTGACGTTGTGGCGTCCAACGGGCCCGGACGAACTGGCGCTGGTGGCCGCATCAGGATGGCGGGCCTGGCCGCCTCGCCTGCCCGACCAGCCCATCTTCTACCCGGTCCTCAACGAGGAGTACGCGACGATGATCGCCCGGGACTGGAACGTGCCGGCCTCCGGTGCGGGCTACGTGACCCGCTTCCGGGTGCGGCGACACTTCCTGGACCGCTACGACGTCCACCAGGTCGGCGGCCGGACCATCCTGGAGTACTGGATCCCGGCCGAAGACCTTCCCGCGCTCAACGCGAACATCATCGGCGTGATCGAGGTCGTCGCCGAGTTCCGCTGA